Proteins encoded within one genomic window of Nonomuraea gerenzanensis:
- a CDS encoding hemerythrin domain-containing protein, with amino-acid sequence MATDVITLITQDHRVVEGIFDKLKKGQGDQKALVSELHALLIAHARAEEDRVYPGIDAHHSVEEHKEAEVLLDSLVRAQPGTAEFAKALDELVESINHHVEEEETKLLPSLKKSADAKELERLGKAFQQRRAEELAALGSPSASASPDEPTKAELYEQAKQADIPGRSQMDKEELAQAIQQGKS; translated from the coding sequence ATGGCTACGGACGTCATCACTCTCATCACGCAGGACCACAGGGTCGTGGAAGGCATCTTCGACAAGCTCAAGAAGGGGCAGGGTGACCAGAAGGCCCTCGTCTCCGAGCTGCACGCCCTCCTGATCGCGCACGCGCGCGCCGAGGAGGACCGCGTCTATCCCGGCATCGACGCCCACCACAGCGTCGAGGAGCACAAGGAGGCGGAGGTCCTGCTCGACTCGCTCGTCCGCGCGCAGCCGGGCACGGCCGAGTTCGCCAAGGCTCTCGACGAGCTCGTCGAATCCATCAACCACCACGTCGAGGAGGAGGAGACCAAGCTCCTGCCCTCACTGAAGAAGTCGGCCGACGCCAAGGAGCTGGAGCGGCTCGGCAAGGCGTTCCAGCAGCGCAGGGCCGAGGAGCTGGCGGCACTGGGCTCCCCCTCCGCCTCCGCCTCGCCGGACGAGCCCACCAAGGCCGAGCTGTACGAGCAGGCGAAGCAGGCCGACATCCCCGGCCGCTCCCAGATGGACAAGGAAGAGTTGGCGCAGGCCATACAGCAGGGCAAGTCCTAG
- a CDS encoding DUF5709 domain-containing protein — protein MTETPPNRHGMADEQEIEVTEWTDDLGLHHEVVEDDPQRRDTLDERLRREAPERLREPRPKHRLTQPDEGLEPDRDDEEIGVDYLDDNDDMSAEERAVRIDPDENLT, from the coding sequence ATGACCGAAACACCTCCGAACCGGCACGGCATGGCGGACGAGCAGGAGATCGAAGTCACCGAGTGGACTGACGATCTCGGCCTCCACCACGAGGTCGTCGAGGATGACCCGCAGCGCCGGGACACCCTGGACGAACGCCTGCGCCGGGAGGCGCCCGAGCGCCTGCGCGAGCCCCGGCCCAAGCACCGGCTCACCCAGCCGGACGAAGGGCTGGAGCCGGACCGGGACGACGAGGAGATCGGCGTGGACTACCTCGACGACAACGACGACATGTCCGCCGAGGAACGCGCGGTCCGCATCGATCCCGACGAGAACCTCACGTGA
- a CDS encoding HAD family hydrolase, producing MIKAVVFDVGETLISETRIWSRWAERLGVSHFLLMGLLGGMAALDRPHGDAFRLIRPGFDLDSEEAAWERDEPDGLRNHFDADDLYPDVREALSAIGAAGYQVIIAGNQPRRAYDALVAMDLPADSVHTSEGWGVSKPEAGFFAKVAAVAGREPAEILYVGDRLDNDVLPAAAAGMRTALLRRGPWGYLHADRPAAQAADVIVDDLHALVPALERLT from the coding sequence ATGATCAAGGCAGTGGTGTTCGACGTCGGCGAGACGCTGATCAGCGAGACGCGCATCTGGTCGCGGTGGGCCGAGCGGCTGGGCGTCAGCCACTTCCTGCTGATGGGCCTGCTCGGCGGGATGGCCGCGCTCGACCGCCCGCACGGTGACGCCTTCCGGCTCATCCGCCCGGGGTTCGACCTGGACAGCGAGGAGGCCGCCTGGGAGCGGGACGAGCCTGACGGCCTGCGCAACCACTTCGACGCCGACGACCTCTATCCGGACGTGCGCGAGGCCCTGTCCGCCATCGGAGCGGCCGGCTACCAGGTGATCATCGCCGGCAACCAGCCTCGCCGGGCCTATGACGCGCTCGTCGCGATGGACCTGCCGGCCGACTCGGTGCACACCTCGGAGGGGTGGGGGGTGTCCAAGCCGGAGGCGGGCTTCTTCGCCAAGGTGGCCGCGGTCGCGGGCCGGGAGCCGGCCGAGATCCTCTACGTGGGCGACCGGCTCGACAACGACGTGCTCCCGGCGGCCGCGGCGGGCATGCGCACGGCGCTGCTGCGCCGAGGCCCGTGGGGCTACCTGCACGCCGACCGCCCAGCGGCGCAGGCCGCCGACGTGATCGTCGACGACCTGCATGCGCTGGTGCCCGCGCTGGAACGCCTCACGTGA
- a CDS encoding catalase has product MHSSRDAKDRQLDEHRVPLDDLNMTTDQGIRVDDTDNSLKAGTRGPTLMEDFHFREKITRFDHERIPERVVHARGSGAYGIFELYEPLGDLTSAEFLNDTSVKTPTFVRFSTVAGFRGSADTVRDVRGFATKFYTTQGNFDLVGNNIPVFFIQDGIKFPDFVHAVKPEPHNEIPQAQSAHDTFWDFIQLQPESLHMIMWVMSDRAIPRSYRMMQGFGVHTFRLVNASGKGTFVKWHWRPKLGTYSLVWDEVLRIQGNDPDFNRRDLWEAIERGVYPEFELCVQLVPEEREHDFDFDLLDPTKIIPEEQVPLRAIGKMTLNRNPQNFHAETEQVAFHTANVVPGIDFTNDPLLQARNFSYLDTQLLRLGGPNFPQIPINRPIAPVRNDQRDGFHQHLIHESRTSYAPNSISGGCPAAVDGYRHYQEKVEGSKIRKRSPSFEDHYSQATLFWNSMADWEKRHIVSAFLFELGHVERKHIKEAMVVHCGKIHPDLGAAVAQGLGLPTPGGGQVHSHTSPALSMTDQPRGVATRKIAILMANGTDAAAVTAFRQALEGQGAICEIVAPREGEIGGLPVDRQLTAASSVLYDAVVAADGAALASSARAVFFVLEAFRHGKAVGGVGSGRQLVEAARLPNDVGVIVGDDIATAFAEAVAGHRFYDRDVSGVPA; this is encoded by the coding sequence ATGCATTCATCGCGTGACGCGAAGGACCGCCAGCTCGACGAGCACCGCGTCCCTCTCGACGACCTCAACATGACCACCGACCAGGGCATCCGGGTCGACGACACGGACAACTCGCTCAAGGCCGGCACTCGCGGGCCGACCCTCATGGAGGACTTCCACTTCCGCGAGAAGATCACCCGCTTCGACCACGAGCGCATCCCCGAGCGGGTGGTGCACGCCAGGGGCTCGGGCGCGTACGGGATCTTCGAGCTGTACGAGCCGCTCGGCGACCTCACCTCCGCCGAGTTCCTCAACGACACCTCGGTCAAGACCCCCACCTTCGTGCGCTTCTCGACCGTGGCCGGCTTCCGCGGCTCCGCCGACACCGTACGCGACGTGCGCGGCTTCGCCACGAAGTTCTACACCACCCAGGGCAACTTCGACCTGGTCGGCAACAACATCCCCGTCTTCTTCATCCAGGACGGCATCAAGTTCCCCGACTTCGTGCACGCCGTCAAGCCCGAGCCGCACAACGAGATCCCGCAGGCGCAGTCGGCGCACGACACGTTCTGGGACTTCATCCAGCTCCAGCCCGAGTCGCTGCACATGATCATGTGGGTGATGTCCGACCGGGCCATCCCGCGCAGCTACCGGATGATGCAGGGGTTCGGGGTGCACACGTTCCGGCTGGTGAACGCCTCGGGGAAGGGCACGTTCGTCAAGTGGCACTGGCGGCCGAAGCTGGGGACGTACTCGCTGGTGTGGGACGAGGTGCTGCGCATCCAGGGCAACGACCCCGACTTCAACCGCCGCGACCTGTGGGAGGCGATCGAGCGCGGTGTGTACCCGGAGTTCGAGCTGTGCGTGCAGCTCGTGCCCGAGGAGCGCGAGCACGACTTCGACTTCGACCTGCTCGACCCCACGAAGATCATCCCTGAGGAGCAGGTGCCGTTGCGGGCCATCGGCAAGATGACCCTCAACCGCAACCCGCAGAACTTCCACGCCGAGACCGAGCAGGTCGCCTTCCACACGGCCAACGTCGTGCCCGGCATCGACTTCACCAACGACCCGCTGCTCCAGGCCAGGAACTTCTCCTACCTCGACACCCAGCTCCTGCGCCTCGGCGGGCCCAACTTCCCGCAGATCCCGATCAACCGCCCGATCGCCCCCGTCCGCAACGACCAGCGCGACGGCTTCCACCAGCACCTCATCCACGAGTCGCGCACCAGCTACGCCCCCAACTCCATCAGCGGCGGCTGCCCCGCGGCCGTGGACGGCTACCGGCACTACCAGGAGAAGGTGGAAGGCTCCAAGATCCGTAAGCGCAGCCCCAGCTTCGAGGACCACTACAGCCAGGCCACGCTGTTCTGGAACAGCATGGCCGACTGGGAGAAGCGGCACATCGTCTCGGCGTTCCTGTTCGAGCTGGGGCACGTGGAGCGCAAGCACATCAAGGAGGCCATGGTCGTGCACTGCGGCAAGATCCACCCGGACCTCGGCGCCGCGGTCGCCCAGGGCCTCGGCCTGCCCACGCCGGGCGGCGGCCAGGTGCACTCCCACACCTCCCCCGCGCTCAGCATGACCGACCAGCCCCGCGGCGTCGCCACCCGTAAGATCGCCATCCTGATGGCCAACGGGACGGACGCCGCCGCCGTCACCGCCTTCCGCCAGGCCCTGGAGGGCCAGGGGGCCATCTGCGAGATCGTGGCGCCGCGCGAGGGAGAGATCGGCGGCCTGCCGGTGGACCGGCAGCTCACCGCGGCCAGCTCGGTCCTCTACGACGCCGTGGTGGCGGCGGACGGCGCCGCGCTGGCCTCCTCCGCCCGGGCCGTCTTCTTCGTGCTGGAGGCCTTCCGGCACGGCAAGGCCGTCGGGGGCGTGGGGTCCGGGCGGCAGCTCGTGGAGGCGGCGCGGCTGCCGAACGACGTGGGGGTGATCGTGGGCGACGACATCGCGACCGCCTTCGCGGAGGCGGTGGCGGGGCATCGCTTCTACGACCGGGACGTGTCGGGGGTGCCCGCCTGA
- the hrpA gene encoding ATP-dependent RNA helicase HrpA produces MGTPSLSSPLAELQSRLPDLMPRDQRRLRRRLDGMRRVRSRDTRDKIVAEILADLERAEQRLVRRREAVPVVKYPENLPVSQRKDDILEAIRDHQVVIVAGETGSGKTTQIPKICLELGRGVRGLIGHTQPRRIAARTVAERIAEELGTGLGEVVGYKVRFTDQASDRTLVKLMTDGILLAELQNDRLLDQYDTLIIDEAHERSLNIDFILGYLKQLLPKRPDLKVVITSATIDPERFSRHFDDAPIIEVSGRTYPVEVRYRPLEEDDDQTQGIVDACRELIGEGPGDILVFLSGEREIRDAADALAKAEFRNTEILPLYARLSAAEQHRVFQRHTGRRVVLATNVAETSLTVPGIKYVVDPGFARISRYSHRTKVQRLPIEPISQASANQRKGRSGRTSDGICIRLYEEEDFLSRPEFTDPEILRTNLASVILQMTSIGLGDIEAFPFVEPPDRRQVKDGVSLLHELGAFDAQNKLTGVGRKLAQLPVDPRLGRMVLEAEKNGCLREVMVIAAALSIQDPRERPSDKQQQADEKHRRFADPESDFLAYLNLWNYLREKQQELSSSAFRRLCKAEFLNYLRVREWQDIYSQIRQSLGAHPNSSPADPHHVHTSLLVGLLSHIGVKDVIEKRGADGRRPIQEYLGARNARFAIFPGSALAKKQPQWIMSAELVETSRLWARVNAKIEPDWVEPLAQHLVKRTYSEPHWEKNQGAVIALEKVTLYGVPLVTGRKVNYGRIDPDLSRELFIRHALVEGDWDTHHKFLKDNRRLLGEVEELENRARRRDIMVDDEALFDFYDQRVPAEVVSARHFDSWWKQARQEQPDLLTFSPEMLVNEGADISARDYPDTWKQLGQRMKLTYQFEPGADADGVTVHVPLQVLNQVSSDGFDWQIPGLREELITALIRSLPKNLRRNFVPAPNYAKQVLAGVKQGAEPLLEAVERELLRLTGIRVPRDAWQLDQVPDHLRITYRVIDERRRTVAEDKDLDALKRRLAPRLRQTLSQAGDDLEQTGLHTWSFGTLPKVFEQGRMKGYPALVDAGDSVSIKIFETQAEQRRSHWPGVRRLLLLNVTNPAKSLLGGLSNQAKLALSRSPHGGAVALFDDVVNAAVDKLMLDAGGPAWDPVGFDRLYQHVRAHLYDTAQDVLAKVEQILSVWHESNVRLDTLRAGAATRDVRDQLGKLVYAGFVTATGYRRLSDILRYIRAIDRRLTKLPEEPWRDQEWMDRVHKVEDDYHDVLERLHPARRGDPDVVEIRWMIEELRVSFFAQTLGTPTPVSEKRIAKALEKLTP; encoded by the coding sequence ATGGGAACGCCTTCGTTGTCCTCTCCACTCGCCGAGCTCCAGTCCCGCCTGCCCGACCTCATGCCGCGCGACCAGCGGCGGTTGCGGCGCAGGCTCGACGGCATGCGCCGCGTGCGCTCCCGCGACACGCGCGACAAGATCGTCGCGGAGATCCTCGCCGACCTGGAACGCGCCGAGCAGCGGCTGGTCCGGCGCCGCGAAGCCGTACCAGTAGTGAAATATCCGGAAAATCTGCCTGTATCGCAGCGCAAGGACGACATCCTGGAGGCCATCCGTGACCACCAGGTCGTCATCGTCGCGGGCGAGACCGGCTCCGGCAAGACCACCCAGATCCCCAAGATCTGCCTGGAGCTGGGCCGGGGCGTACGCGGGCTGATCGGCCACACCCAGCCCCGCCGCATCGCCGCCCGCACGGTCGCCGAGCGCATCGCCGAGGAGCTCGGCACCGGCCTCGGCGAGGTGGTCGGCTACAAGGTCCGCTTCACCGACCAGGCCAGCGACCGCACCCTGGTCAAGCTCATGACCGACGGCATCCTGCTGGCCGAGCTGCAGAACGACCGCCTGCTCGACCAGTACGACACGCTGATCATCGACGAGGCCCACGAGCGCAGCCTCAACATCGACTTCATCCTCGGCTACCTGAAACAGCTCCTGCCCAAGCGCCCCGACCTCAAGGTCGTCATCACCAGCGCCACCATCGACCCCGAGCGGTTCTCCCGCCACTTCGACGACGCGCCGATCATCGAGGTCTCCGGCCGCACCTACCCCGTCGAGGTGCGCTACCGGCCGCTGGAGGAGGACGACGACCAGACGCAGGGCATCGTCGACGCCTGCAGGGAGCTGATCGGCGAGGGCCCCGGCGACATCCTGGTGTTCCTGTCGGGCGAGCGGGAGATCCGCGACGCCGCCGACGCCCTGGCCAAGGCGGAGTTCCGCAACACCGAGATCCTGCCGCTCTACGCCCGGCTCAGCGCCGCCGAGCAGCACCGCGTCTTCCAGCGCCACACCGGCCGCCGCGTCGTGCTGGCCACCAACGTCGCCGAGACCTCGCTCACCGTCCCCGGCATCAAGTACGTCGTGGACCCCGGCTTCGCCCGCATCTCCCGCTACAGCCACCGCACCAAGGTCCAGCGCCTGCCGATCGAGCCCATCTCGCAGGCCAGCGCCAACCAGCGCAAGGGCCGCTCCGGGCGGACGTCCGACGGCATCTGCATCCGCCTGTACGAGGAGGAGGACTTCCTCAGCCGGCCGGAGTTCACCGACCCCGAGATCCTGCGGACCAACCTGGCCTCCGTCATCCTCCAGATGACCTCGATCGGGCTCGGCGACATCGAGGCGTTCCCGTTCGTCGAGCCGCCCGACCGCCGCCAGGTCAAGGACGGCGTCAGCCTGCTGCACGAGCTGGGCGCGTTCGACGCCCAGAACAAGCTGACCGGCGTCGGCCGCAAGCTCGCGCAGCTCCCGGTGGACCCGCGCCTGGGCCGCATGGTCCTGGAGGCCGAGAAGAACGGCTGCCTGCGCGAGGTCATGGTGATCGCCGCCGCCCTGTCCATCCAGGACCCGCGCGAGCGCCCCTCCGACAAGCAGCAGCAGGCCGACGAGAAGCACCGCCGCTTCGCCGACCCCGAGTCCGACTTCCTGGCCTACCTCAACCTGTGGAACTACCTGCGCGAGAAGCAGCAGGAGCTGTCCTCCAGCGCGTTCCGCCGGCTGTGCAAGGCCGAGTTCCTCAACTACCTGCGCGTACGCGAGTGGCAGGACATCTACAGCCAGATCCGCCAGTCGCTCGGCGCCCACCCCAACAGCAGCCCGGCCGACCCGCACCACGTGCACACCTCGCTGCTGGTCGGCCTGCTGTCGCACATCGGCGTCAAGGACGTGATCGAGAAGCGTGGCGCCGACGGGCGCAGGCCGATCCAGGAGTACCTCGGCGCCCGCAACGCCCGCTTCGCCATCTTCCCCGGCTCGGCGCTGGCCAAGAAGCAGCCGCAGTGGATCATGTCGGCCGAGCTCGTCGAGACCTCCCGCCTGTGGGCCAGGGTCAACGCCAAGATCGAGCCCGACTGGGTCGAGCCGCTCGCCCAGCACCTCGTCAAGCGCACCTACTCCGAGCCGCACTGGGAGAAGAACCAGGGCGCCGTGATCGCCCTGGAGAAGGTCACGCTGTACGGCGTGCCGCTGGTGACCGGCCGCAAGGTCAACTACGGCCGCATCGACCCCGACCTGTCGCGCGAGCTGTTCATCAGGCACGCGCTGGTCGAGGGCGACTGGGACACCCACCACAAGTTCCTCAAGGACAACCGCCGGCTGCTCGGCGAGGTCGAGGAGCTGGAGAACCGCGCCCGCCGCCGCGACATCATGGTCGACGACGAGGCCCTGTTCGACTTCTACGACCAGCGGGTGCCGGCCGAGGTGGTCTCGGCCCGCCACTTCGACTCCTGGTGGAAGCAGGCCAGGCAGGAGCAGCCGGACCTGCTCACGTTCTCGCCGGAGATGCTGGTCAACGAGGGTGCCGACATCAGCGCCCGCGACTACCCCGACACCTGGAAACAGCTCGGCCAGCGGATGAAGCTGACCTACCAGTTCGAGCCGGGCGCCGACGCCGACGGCGTCACCGTGCACGTGCCGCTCCAGGTGCTCAACCAGGTCAGCTCCGACGGCTTCGACTGGCAGATCCCCGGCCTGCGCGAGGAGCTGATCACCGCGCTGATCCGCTCCCTGCCGAAGAACCTGCGCCGCAACTTCGTGCCCGCCCCCAACTACGCCAAGCAGGTGCTCGCCGGCGTCAAGCAGGGTGCCGAGCCGCTGCTGGAGGCCGTCGAACGCGAGCTGCTGCGCCTGACGGGCATCCGGGTGCCGCGCGACGCCTGGCAGCTCGACCAGGTGCCCGACCACCTGCGTATCACCTACCGGGTGATCGACGAGCGCAGGCGCACGGTGGCCGAGGACAAGGACCTCGACGCGCTCAAGCGCCGCCTGGCGCCCCGCCTGCGCCAGACCCTCTCCCAGGCGGGCGACGACCTGGAGCAGACCGGCCTGCACACCTGGAGCTTCGGCACCCTGCCCAAGGTCTTCGAGCAGGGCCGCATGAAGGGCTACCCGGCCCTGGTGGACGCGGGCGACTCCGTCTCCATCAAGATCTTCGAGACCCAGGCCGAGCAGCGCCGCTCCCACTGGCCCGGCGTGCGCCGCCTGCTCCTGCTCAACGTCACCAACCCGGCCAAGTCGCTGCTCGGCGGCCTGTCCAACCAGGCCAAGCTGGCCCTGTCACGCAGCCCCCACGGCGGCGCGGTGGCCCTGTTCGACGACGTGGTCAACGCCGCCGTCGACAAGCTCATGCTCGACGCCGGCGGCCCGGCCTGGGACCCGGTCGGCTTCGACCGCCTCTACCAGCACGTGCGGGCCCACCTGTACGACACGGCGCAGGACGTGCTGGCGAAGGTGGAGCAGATCCTCAGCGTCTGGCACGAGTCGAACGTGCGCCTGGACACCCTGCGGGCCGGTGCGGCCACGCGGGACGTACGGGACCAGCTCGGCAAGCTCGTGTACGCGGGCTTCGTGACGGCCACCGGCTATCGGCGGCTGTCGGACATCCTGCGATACATCCGGGCGATCGACCGCCGGCTCACCAAGCTGCCCGAGGAGCCGTGGCGGGATCAGGAGTGGATGGACCGGGTGCACAAGGTCGAGGACGACTATCACGACGTGCTGGAGCGGCTGCATCCGGCGCGGCGCGGGGATCCGGACGTGGTGGAGATCCGGTGGATGATCGAGGAGCTGCGGGTGAGCTTCTTCGCCCAGACGCTCGGCACTCCCACGCCTGTGTCGGAGAAGCGGATCGCCAAGGCGCTGGAGAAGCTCACGCCCTGA
- a CDS encoding VOC family protein, which translates to MTVTGIDFVALQVRDLDQAAAFYETRLGLERSPVSPPHAIVFATEPIAFAVREPLPGVELPERPGTGVALWLKAGDAQRLHDELQAAGVPIVTPPVDGPFGRTFSFADPDGYVVTIHDR; encoded by the coding sequence ATGACCGTCACCGGAATCGACTTCGTCGCCCTGCAGGTCCGCGACCTCGACCAGGCTGCCGCCTTCTACGAGACCCGCCTCGGGCTCGAACGCAGCCCGGTGAGCCCGCCGCACGCGATCGTGTTCGCCACCGAGCCCATCGCCTTCGCCGTACGCGAGCCGCTGCCCGGCGTGGAGCTGCCCGAGCGCCCCGGGACCGGCGTCGCGCTCTGGCTCAAGGCAGGCGACGCCCAGCGGCTGCACGACGAGCTCCAGGCGGCGGGCGTGCCGATCGTGACCCCGCCGGTGGACGGCCCCTTCGGGCGGACGTTCAGCTTCGCCGACCCCGACGGGTACGTGGTCACGATCCACGATCGCTAG
- a CDS encoding MarR family winged helix-turn-helix transcriptional regulator, whose product MTQDDATRTVGYQLKRVQAALRAVMDAALRAHGLTTPQYVCLELLGRQPQLSNAELARGAFVTRQSMNVVLRNLEEAGLVTRPATAPSGRALPTRLTEAGERVLEAARADVLAIERRMTSGLGRAETEVLLRQLDGMAEALSGPE is encoded by the coding sequence ATGACGCAAGACGATGCCACCCGGACCGTCGGCTACCAGCTCAAGCGCGTGCAGGCCGCCCTCAGGGCCGTCATGGACGCCGCCCTGCGCGCCCACGGGCTCACCACACCGCAGTACGTGTGCCTGGAGCTGCTCGGACGGCAGCCCCAGCTGTCGAACGCGGAGCTGGCGCGCGGGGCGTTCGTGACGCGGCAGTCGATGAACGTGGTGCTGCGCAACCTGGAGGAGGCGGGGCTGGTCACGCGGCCCGCCACGGCTCCCTCGGGGCGCGCGCTGCCCACGCGGCTGACGGAGGCGGGGGAACGGGTGCTGGAGGCGGCCAGGGCCGACGTGCTGGCGATCGAGCGGCGGATGACGTCGGGGCTGGGCCGGGCTGAGACGGAGGTGCTGCTGCGGCAGCTCGACGGCATGGCCGAGGCGCTGTCCGGCCCGGAGTGA
- the ppgK gene encoding polyphosphate--glucose phosphotransferase, translating to MNVLGIDIGGSGIKGAPVDTEAGELLEERLRIPTPQPSAPDEVAAVVETISRHFGWTGPVGVTFPGVVVNGVIKTAANVDRSWVGVDAAQLFGGATVLNDADAAGLAEMRFGVGRERRGTILMLTFGTGIGSALFVDGTLVPNTELGHLELNGKEAEHHASDRAREKHDLSWEKWAERVEDYLRHVEMLFSPSLIVIGGGVSKKADKFLPHVRLDTPVVPAALQNQAGIIGAARAAAGRMQRVH from the coding sequence ATGAACGTGCTGGGCATCGACATCGGCGGCTCCGGGATCAAGGGCGCGCCCGTCGACACAGAGGCCGGTGAGCTGCTCGAAGAGCGGCTCCGCATTCCCACACCGCAGCCGTCGGCTCCCGACGAGGTGGCCGCGGTGGTCGAGACGATCTCCCGCCATTTCGGATGGACCGGTCCGGTCGGGGTGACCTTCCCCGGGGTCGTGGTGAACGGGGTGATCAAGACGGCCGCCAACGTGGACCGCTCCTGGGTGGGGGTGGACGCGGCGCAGCTGTTCGGCGGGGCCACCGTGCTCAACGACGCCGACGCCGCCGGGCTGGCCGAGATGCGCTTCGGCGTGGGGCGGGAGCGGCGGGGGACGATCCTGATGCTGACCTTCGGCACCGGGATCGGCAGCGCCCTGTTCGTGGACGGCACGCTGGTGCCCAACACCGAGCTGGGGCACCTGGAGCTGAACGGCAAGGAGGCCGAGCACCACGCCTCCGACCGGGCCAGGGAGAAGCACGACCTGAGCTGGGAGAAGTGGGCCGAGCGGGTGGAGGACTACCTGCGCCACGTCGAGATGTTGTTCTCCCCGTCGCTGATCGTCATCGGCGGGGGTGTCAGCAAGAAGGCGGACAAGTTCCTGCCGCACGTCCGGCTGGACACCCCGGTGGTGCCCGCCGCGCTGCAGAACCAGGCGGGGATCATCGGGGCCGCCCGCGCGGCGGCGGGCCGCATGCAACGCGTCCACTGA
- a CDS encoding TIGR03118 family protein, whose amino-acid sequence MSDVQGKAPVTDPKVVNPWGLAMGKTLWVSNTGTGSATVYSGTGKKEQTEVAIPGGAPTGQVFNPGEGFTVKGKPATFIFSSPSGAISGWNAEADPANAIIAAFTRGADYKGLELVQTEDEAFLLAADFASGRIHAFDEDFRRIPLGRSQFRDRALPKGYHAYNVAVANGNIWVAYALRDPSTGKPVFGNGKGFVSRFNASGRLTGRISRVGLNAPWGITAAPKGWSQYRNALLVGNFGDGTVHAYRSGRHLGALRTSDGKPVVLPGLWDLEPGTAATGGESALWFSAGIDGTKHGLIGVIAPQGTKVSSNGAASTPSSSPSHPAGHQSSAPNTQPSSQNPYGGY is encoded by the coding sequence GTGTCGGACGTTCAGGGCAAAGCCCCGGTCACCGACCCCAAGGTCGTCAACCCGTGGGGCCTGGCCATGGGCAAGACACTGTGGGTCTCGAACACCGGCACCGGTAGTGCCACCGTCTACTCCGGCACGGGCAAGAAGGAGCAGACGGAGGTGGCCATCCCGGGCGGAGCCCCGACCGGCCAGGTGTTCAACCCCGGTGAGGGCTTCACCGTCAAGGGCAAGCCCGCCACGTTCATCTTCTCCAGCCCGAGCGGCGCTATCAGCGGCTGGAACGCCGAGGCCGACCCGGCCAACGCGATCATCGCGGCCTTCACCCGCGGCGCCGACTACAAGGGGCTGGAGCTCGTCCAGACCGAGGACGAGGCGTTCCTGCTGGCCGCGGACTTCGCCAGCGGGCGCATCCACGCCTTCGACGAGGACTTCCGGCGCATCCCGCTGGGCCGGTCGCAGTTCAGGGACCGGGCACTGCCGAAGGGCTACCACGCCTACAACGTGGCGGTGGCCAACGGCAACATCTGGGTCGCCTACGCCCTGCGTGACCCGAGCACCGGCAAGCCGGTCTTCGGCAACGGCAAGGGCTTCGTCAGCCGCTTCAACGCCAGCGGGCGCCTGACGGGCCGCATCTCCCGCGTCGGGCTGAACGCCCCCTGGGGCATCACCGCCGCGCCCAAGGGCTGGAGCCAGTACAGGAACGCGCTGCTGGTCGGCAACTTCGGCGACGGCACCGTCCACGCCTACCGCAGCGGCCGGCACCTGGGCGCGCTGCGCACCTCCGACGGCAAGCCGGTCGTGCTGCCCGGCCTCTGGGACCTCGAGCCCGGCACCGCCGCCACCGGCGGCGAGAGCGCGCTGTGGTTCTCCGCCGGCATCGACGGCACCAAGCACGGCCTGATCGGGGTCATCGCCCCGCAGGGCACGAAGGTGAGCTCCAACGGGGCGGCGAGCACGCCGTCGAGCAGCCCGTCGCACCCCGCGGGCCACCAGTCGAGCGCTCCCAATACCCAGCCGTCCTCCCAGAATCCGTACGGCGGGTACTGA
- a CDS encoding TenA family protein — MDEQTFSEWLRQQCEPEWTAVVTHPFAMAINEGTAAGDAMRRYLEQDFQFVDSFTALLGAAVAAADTFEARVPYGTFLGQVATTEEKTYFHRALAELGGRTEVPLEPVTAAFRGLMDEVRRSQDYLLIAAVLCVAEWCYLGWASRAGEPLPESFVHREWIELHEGEEFRAWVAFLRGELDRLGAGLGEERRQEVLGVFRRAVELERAFFDMAAG, encoded by the coding sequence ATGGATGAGCAGACGTTCAGCGAGTGGCTGAGGCAGCAGTGCGAGCCGGAGTGGACGGCGGTGGTGACCCACCCGTTCGCGATGGCGATCAACGAGGGAACGGCGGCCGGCGATGCGATGCGGCGCTACCTGGAGCAGGACTTCCAGTTCGTGGACTCCTTCACGGCACTGCTCGGCGCGGCCGTGGCCGCCGCCGACACCTTCGAGGCGCGGGTGCCGTACGGCACGTTCCTCGGGCAGGTGGCGACCACCGAGGAGAAGACGTACTTCCACCGGGCGCTGGCCGAGCTGGGCGGCCGGACCGAGGTGCCGCTGGAGCCGGTGACGGCGGCGTTCAGGGGGCTCATGGACGAGGTGCGCCGCTCGCAGGACTACCTGCTGATCGCCGCCGTGCTGTGCGTGGCCGAGTGGTGTTACCTCGGCTGGGCCTCGCGGGCCGGCGAGCCGCTGCCGGAGAGCTTCGTCCACCGGGAGTGGATCGAGCTGCACGAGGGCGAGGAGTTCCGCGCCTGGGTGGCCTTCCTGCGCGGCGAGCTGGACCGCCTGGGCGCCGGGCTGGGCGAGGAGCGGCGCCAGGAGGTGCTGGGCGTGTTCCGGCGGGCCGTGGAGCTGGAGCGGGCCTTCTTCGACATGGCCGCCGGCTAG